GCTGACAATTGCTTTAAAATCCGCTGCGCTAAGTCCTGAATGTCGCTAGCGCGCTCACGCAGGTACTCGTCAGTCATGCTGGCAAAGCGGTTCATCGCTTGTTTCATTACCCGACAAACGGCGGTTTCAGCGCTCCAACCTTGCTCGCATTGAGCCTCAAAACTGCGTAGTAACTCCGGATCGCCCAACAGCATTTGGTAGCTATCGAATACCATCCGCACATCATCAGCAACACCGTTGTCGAGCCGCAGCATCAGTGCGTCAAGATCCACCATGGTCGCATCAATCGCTTGCTGCAATCGTGGCCACTCGAGATCAGGCTCCACACTTAACTGCTCTGGTTGCTGCAACGACTCCTGTGGTTTCACCACTAGGGCTGGTGCAATTGCGATGCCAGAGGAAGCACTCAAGCCACTATAACAATAGCGCGACTCACCATTTTTACTGGCAAGCGCACGCTGGTGTATTTGCGGGGATATTTGCGAAGCAAGAGTAATGAGAAAGGACTCCTCCTCTTCACTGAATTGACGTGCTATTCGCTGTTGCACCACCAACACCCCAACAGTAACCGCTCGGTGCACCAATGGTACCGCGAGAAAGGCACGGTAATCGTCTTCGTTGGCTTCAGGTAAACGGACAAAAGCTGGATGACTTGGCGCATTAGCAAGGTTAATTAGCTCCTCGCGCGAAGCAACGGTGCCAACGACCCCTTGACCTAATGCGAGCCGCGAGCGGCCCACTGCATCTGCGGCTAAACCATTACTGGCCACTAACAACAGCCCTTGTTCATCCACTAAATAGAGTGAACAACAATCGGTGTTTAGTGCGGAACGGGTCAAATTCACAAGCTCGGTCACTGACTGTTCGACAGTTTCGGCTTGTGACACTTGCTGAACAATTTGCCGCAGAGTATTTATCATCGTGGTCGTCGCCTTCGGCGATTGCGCGAAGGCTCAGGCTTCCCTTTTTGTGGCTGCTGTCCGGTTAAGGCAGTCAGCGTAAATTCATCCAATACTTTACGATAGACCTCACGTTTAAATGAGACCACCTGTCTTACTGGATACCAAAAACTAACCCAGCGCCAATCATCAAATTCTGGATGGCCAGAAGCGGCCAGATTGATGCGGCTTTCTTCACACTGCAATTGCAGCAGGAACCATTTCTGCTTTTGACCAATACAAACCGGCTTGCTGTCTTGTCGAACAAGACGTTTAGGCAGCCTATAGCGTAGCCAAGTTCGGCTACGGGCGATGATGCGAACGTCGTCTCGTTTTAAGCCGACCTCTTCGAAAAGTTCACGAAACATCGCCTGTTCCGCGCTTTCACCATCATTGATACCGCCTTGAGGAAACTGCCACGAGTGCTGGCCTAGTCGGCGAGCCCACAGCACTTGGCCGTTGCGGTTGCAGATAATGATCCCAACGTTGGCTCGAAAGCCGTCGCTATCGATCACAAGATAATCCGATAAAATTCGTAACTTATTGGGATTGTTCCACAAAGGCAGCAATGCGGCAAACATAGTGCATTGTTAGTCATCACAAAAGTTATTAACAGAAGATATCCACTAACTCTGTGGATAACTACGTGAATAACCTCAAATATCTGTTTTAACACTGTCTTTATCAGCGTTGATTATAACCAGCAATGCTCGCCTTCAAAAACACTTACCAATAAAAACAACCACTTACCTCCAACCCAAACAAGCAAAACAGCAAAAACACTCTTTCTGTTCGTTTTTTAATCTTAGTTAACTCAATCAGATTGTGACTGAAGTGTCGAGTTTTTTATCCACAGCCCTCAACCGGTCGAGTGTTTTTTGTGCTCTTTGCGCCGATGTAGGGTTCGTAAATTTGTGATTCACCCATATATTGTGGAAGGAACTGTGCATAACACCAAGTAGGTAATGACTAGAGTCAAAACTTAAGAGAGCGGATCTCAATTCGCAACCGCGATATAATGTTGTTATGCACAGTTCCCCTAAAGATATTGAACAACTTCTTCAGCGCGCTCACCACATTGCCGGATGGCAACTGGGCGAAATTGCCGCTGAGTTGGGTATAGCCGCTCCCCATGACCTTCGCCACCACAAAGGTTGGGTGGGGCAGCTGTTGGAGCATTGGTTAGGCGCCAGCGCCGGTTCGCGACCAGAACCAGACTTCCCCCACTTAGGCGTTGAGCTCAAAACCGTCCCCATTGACGCAAATTACAAACCCATTGAGTCAACTTACATAAGCGTATGTCCACTTACTGGCTTACGCGGTCTGCGCTGGCAAGACTCAGCGGTCTGCCACAAGCTCAGCCATGTATTGTGGATCCCTGTTCAGGGAGATAAATCCATTCCGGTGGCACAACGCCATGTCGGTATGCCGCTACTATGGCAACCCACTGCAGATGAACAGCAACAGTTACAGCGAGATTGGGAAGAGCTGATCGAGCAAGTCGCCTTAGGTAAGGTAGAATCGATTACCGCTCACCAAGGAGAGCTGCTGCAATTGCGTCCCAAAGCCGCTAACCGCAAGGCATTAACCGAAGCCATTGGCCCCGACGGTTGTAAGATAAACACCCTTCCTCGCGGATTTTATCTTCGAACCAGTTTTACCAAGTTACTGTTCCAAAGAAACTTTTCATGATCTATATCTATTTTTAAGGTAAGAAGCTGAGCACAAATGCTGGTTTAAGCTCACACAATTCATTACAATCGTGCGCTTGTGCTCATAGCACCCCCCGTCGTTTTCAGAAGTAGCGAAATTTTTTCCTTTGCAGACAGGTCAAGAACTCAAAAAATTTATCTTTGCTGTTATCGCATGGACCGCCGCCATATTAATTTTTGTGACGGTGCGGCACTCCTTCGCGTACGACAATGAGTCGTGGAATTTCACCACTGGTGACGTCATCAGCATCGTTACTTATCTCGGCACTATTTTAGGTTGTCTGCATTGGCTATCTAACTTAATTGCCAACATCAGTGCTATTCGGCGTATGAACTACCTTGCCATTGTGGCATTCAAAGGGATGTTCCTGCTGCTCGGTGCCTTCTTCCTTATCAAAGTGACCATCTGGATCAACACTTGGACACCGGCACCGCAACTCGATCGCCACTATAACGAACTGACCCAAAGCTTATTGGCTAGTGCCTCCACACCAATCATGTTGGCGTACTTAGTATGGGTACGGTTGTGCTTAGCCTTTTTCGAGCAAGTAGTATTATTGGTGGGCTCTCGTAACCTAATCAACATGGGTGTCGGCAACTACCACCGACCACGCCAAGAGGAACGAGTATTCCTGTTTATCGATATGGTCGGTTCGACCGCACACGCTGAGGCCATTGGTGATTTCCAATTCTCACGTTTGGTGCAGGACTGTTTCGATCTGCTGTCCGGCTGCGTTACTCGTCAAAAGGGTGAGATCTACCGTTACATCGGTGATGCGGCGATGATCAGCTGGGAGCTCAATCGCGACCGCAACCTCGAACACAGCTTAGATCTCTACTACGAATTTGTGCAGATCATTGGTTGGCATAAAAACTACTTCGAAGAGAACTACGGCTTTGTACCGCGCTTTAAAGGAGCGGTTCATGGTGGTCGCGTGATGACCGCCGTAGTCGGAGTGAATAAGCAGGAGATCAGTTACTTCTCTGATGTCATCAACACCCTAGCGCGACTGCAAGATCAGTGTGGTCCATTAAAACAAGATCTGTTGTTGTCGGGCCAGATTCGCCATCGCTTAGGTGACACAGCCAACTACAACATAGAGTCCATCGGCCCCATGCGCTTAAAAGGCAAGCAGCATGAGGTCGAGGTGTTCGCGGTTAACGCTCCTTCGGCGGAAGTAGCCCCTGGATCATTTGACCGAGGGTTCTAAAGGTTCGCAAACGGCTTGAAGTCTGGCGCCATACCAAGCCAATTTCGCGGTATGGTGCAGTCCCCTTCGGCTGATACTCGTTCAACTCAGTACCATTTAAGATCCCAGCATCAATCGCCATTTGTGGCAGGAACGTCGTCCCTAGCTTCGAATCCACCATCTGTACCAATGTATGCAAACTGGTCGCAGCGAATGGATTGATCTTGGCGCTGTTTTTTAGATCACAGGCACTAATTGCATGGCCGGTGATGCAATGTTCGCGCTGCAACAAGAAAATGCTTTGATCCGGAAACTCTTCATACTCCAAATCTTCAGAATCTAAGGTTTGATCCTTGTGCGCTACCAGCTTAAACGGATCAATACCAACCGACATGCTATGAAAACCGCTAGTATCAACCGGCAACGCCAGTAGTAACAGGTCGAGTTCGCCGCTGCCTAAGGCAGAGATCAGACTTTCAGTGGTATCTTCACGCAGCAACAGGCTCATCTCAGGAAATTGAGCTTGGGTCTCTTTAACAACCCGGTTTAGCAAGAACGGCGCAATGGTAGGAATACAGCCAAGGCGAATGGTGCCCGCCATCGGTTCACCCGCGCTACGCGCCAGCTCCGTCATCTCTTGCACTTCCGCCAACAGATGCCGCGAACGACCAACCACATCTTCACCTAAAGCGGTAAACATAAAGGATTTGTGGTCACGTTCAATCAGTTGCCCACCCAGCTGCTCTTCTAGGTTCTGAATTCCAGACGACAAAGTAGATTGGCTAACGTGGCAGGCTTTAGCAGCCCGGTTAAAATTTTGCTCTCGATGCAGCTGCACCAGATAGTACAAATTCTTGAGGCTCGGTAACTTATTCATAATGAGCAATAGGCTTTTTTAATCGATAAAAGCGTTTATCTCATAAAAAATCGATCACGTCACAGGTTGGGTCACAAATTTCGTAAACAACCAGCCTATTTAGAATCGAAAGCCGCCTCTACGAGATCGTCGATAGTCAGGTGGAATGACGCTACAAAGTTATCCATAAACCACTTCACCTCTGGCAGATCATCAATAAAGGGCTGCAGCGCTGCTAACACCTTACGTTCGGTGCCCTCAAACTCCATATTACCCGCCCGCAACTCCGCCAAAGCTTTGGTGTAAGCCGAAAGCAGATCCGCCGCTTTAACAATCTGGGCTTCCAAATCGCCCTCGCCATGGCTCAAAAGTGGTGCATAGCTAGACTTAAGCGGATCTGGAATCGTACCTACTAGCAACTCAGTGGCGATATTTTCCATCTCACGGCACAACTCCAACATTCTTGGCGCCGAGTACTTAATGCCGCTATTCACATCCTCGGTTAGCACCTCTGGAGCATCATGAAACAGCGCCACCACCGCCAACTTATTCTCGTCCACTGGCTTCAGCTCAGGGAAGATTTTGTTGTGAATGAGTCCCAGCGCATGCGCAAACATCGCCACCTGCATACTGTGCTCCGCCACATTTTCGGCTCGGGTTGGGTTCGACTTGCCCCACCGGTGAACGTTCTGCATTCGAGACATTAACGCAAAGAAGACAGGCTGCATGCTTACTCCAAAATTTTATTAAGTTTAAATGACTTATGGTGCACTTAGGCGAATCTATATGAGAAACTAACACGGATATAATGGATTTATTAGAACTGGCTGTTAATTAATGCAGAGCATTCAAAAGCGTTGGATAAGGATTTTCCTAGCTTTGGCCATCAGCGTGGGCTTGGGTTTACTGATCCAAAAATTTGATAGCCACACTCAATACAGCCATCAACATGCTACCGCTGCAGAGGTGGATGAGTTTAGCGATAGAGAATGGCAACCATATGCAGCAAGCAACGCCCACTGGCATCATCATCAATTAGCCCCTTATGAATCACAGGTCATCACTACGCTCTCACTTGAGCCGATCACCTTAGCCAAAGTCGACTCACTTCGAACTGAAGTAATTGAAATTGCCGCCTCAGATTGGCAACAACCATTGCAGCGACATTTAGTCACTAGCCTGTCTCGCCCACTCGATCTGTATCACTCTGTTGATGGTAACGGTCGCGTATTCTTTGGCGAGTTGCCAAACCCGATTCTATTTATGCTGCTAGGGGCGCTGCTGCTTGGTCAGGTGATCCTGTGGCTATTTACTACTATTCGCTGGCGCACCATGGCAACCGTAGCCGTAGCAGGACCAATGCTTATCGTCTCGCCACTGTTGCCAATAGTCGCAACCGGCGCACTACTTACCTTGGTTGCGGCACTGCCACTAAACAAACAATGGGCGATACCCTGGGTTGGCGTTGCCGTCTTGGTTGGGTTAATGGTGCCACAACAATGGCAAGCGTGGTCGAGCTTCGCCTTCGCCTTACCGCTGTTGTGCTACCACCTGCTGTCACGGCAAAGTCATTGGTATCAACAGGTTACTTGGCTCGCCCTAATGGTGCTGGCGCTAGAGTTACCAGTGCGCAGTGACATCTCCATCATCTATGCGCTGGCAGCCATTGCCATTTGGCAGTTGTGCCATATTATCCGGCCACTGGTGAAGCTTTCGGCGCACTCGTCGCAGCTGGAACAAAAGAAACAACAGCTATCAAGCGCCGACCAAAAACAGTACAGCTCATTGCAACAACAGATCGACTCGCTCGAATCGAAAAACCGAATGTTGCATGAAAAAACCTGGGTAGACCCACTTACTGGCCTACGCAACCGCCTGTTCTTTAATGAGCAGTATCAAGCTGAAGTCGCCCGCAGTAATCGCGAACAAACCACGCTTAGTCTGCTTATTCTCGACCTGGATTTTTTCAAAAACGTGAATGATCAACACGGCCACCCCGTCGGTGATGAAGTGCTCCGTCAGGTAGCTAAACGCCTCTACTACAGTCTCCGTCGTCCTGCGGATGCATTGTGCCGTATTGGTGGTGAAGAGTTTGCGATCTTGCTGCCGCAAACCAATAAACAAGGCGCGGAACACGTTGCCAATACCCTTCTAAAGAAGGTTGCTGAAAAGCCGATCATCTACCAGCAGCAGGAGCTCTACGTTACGGCCAGTATTGGTTGTGCCACCTTGGTTCAACAAGTTGCTTTACCTGATATGGAGTTGTTTAACCGTGCTGATAGTGCCCTTTATCACGCTAAAGCGCGTGGTCGAAACCGGTGCGAATCCTTTGACGGTGAAGAACAAATGGAACACTTCGCGATAAGGCGAGGATAAATCGCAATCGCGTTAAACCTTTTTACTAAATCCACCTGTCTAATCAAATAACCATCCGATTGGCACTTGAACTGTTTTCCAAACAAGTTGCCTTGGTTATTCGTTAGCTTCGGTAAAAGGACATTACAGTGACTCAGCCGCCAGAGGATCACACCGAACATATTGAGCAGCAATGGATTGCCCTAGCCCAGGCCGGTGACCAAGCTGCGTTTTCACTGCTATTTGAACATCATCACCGCCGTGTCTATGCGCTGTGCCTGCGTCTATGTCATAACCCTCGTTGTGCTGAAGACGCAACTCAAGAGGTGTTTCTGCGTTTGTGGCAAAAGCTCGACCAATATCGTGGTGGAGCCAAATTCAGCACCTGGCTACATCGCTTGTGTATTAATCACGCCATCAACTATCAACGCCAAGGGCAATGGTGGCGCCAGTTCATCACCAACGATGAACAAGCAGAGATCGAAATTACTGAAAACCACAGCGACGGCATCGATAGATTACTGCCGAAATTACCGGTACGGCGCCGTCAAGTGTTCGTGTTGCATGCCATCGAGGGCTACCAACACAACGAGATAGGCACACTGTTGGGGATCAGCAGCGGCGCCAGTAAAGCCCATTACCACCATGCTCGCCAACAATTGCAGGAGTGGTTGCAATGAAGCAAGACAAACTAGAACAACTGCTAGCGCAAACCCCAGCGGAGCTAACGCCTAATAACGATCTGTGGCCCATCATCACTGCTAAGATAAACACCAAGCAACGGCAGCCATTTAACCAGTGGGCTGTGGCCGCTAGCTTAGTTATTGGTGTGCTTATTGGCGGCATAGGTGGCTATCAAATCAAACCACAGCCCCGCTATGACCCACAGCTGTTACAGGGGGTGTTGCAGGTGTTATCGGAACAGCATCAACAACAATTGGCACAACTACCACCAAGCAACCCATTGGTTGCCGCAGCTGATCTACAAGCATTACGCAGTGGGGCTTCAGAGCTTCAACAGGCACTGCTACAGCAACCCAATAACCAAGCTTTACTTGAACTTTGGCTATGGACCAAACAACGTGAACTTGAGCTATTGCAAACTCGCCTCTCCCATCCAGAGATGCTTTAAGGAGCTATGATGAAACCGTTTTCAACCACCGTTTTTGCCACCACGCTTACTTCACTCTTACTCAGTCCCTTCGCCGCCGCTGAAGAGGTAAATACAACTCTTAGCTGGTCAAGCAACAGTAATGTCGTTATCGATGTACCTCGGGGTGATATTGAGGTTCTTGGCACCGATAGTACCAGCGTTACTGTCAGCGGCCGTATCGATAGCGAAGCCGAAGCCTTTATCTTTGAGCAACAGGGCGATGTGCTGCGCATTCAGGTTAAGCTGCCACGAAATTGGGGCAACCAGCAAAATAACGCCAAGCAGTTTAGTGACCTAAAGATCTCGCTCCCCTCCCAAGCACAAGTAGATATCGACGTAGTAAGTACTGACATCGACATCAGCAAGGTCAACTCTATCGAAATCGAATCGGTTAGTGGCGACGTGCGTGCAAGCGTAAGTAGTGACAGCGTCGAGATCGATGCCGTTAGTGGCGACGTCACCGTGCGCGAAGCCAATGGCAGCATTGATATTGAAACCGTCAGTGGTGACATCAATGCCGACGACAGCCGTGGTGAGTTCGAGCTCAGCTCGGTCAGTGGTGATATCAGGGGCAAAAACCTCAACGGCGAGTTGGAGTTAGAATCCGTTAGTGGCGACATCGAAATCGATATCCTTGAATTAACCGCGCTGGAAGGACGCAGCGTCAGCGGCGACATCGGCATCAATGGCAAAACACTGGCTCTGAAATCTGAATTAGAACTGGAAACCGTAAGCGGCGACGTCACCTTAAGTATTGCCGACATTGGCTCAGTGTCAGTACACGCTCACACCGGCGGCGGTGGCGATATTGACAATGACTGGAGCGAAGATAACGTACAAAAAAGTAAATACGGTGGCAACAAGAGCTTAGAGTTTGGCAGCGGCGCCAAAACCGTAACGCTCAACACTGTTAGTGGCTTGCTTGCGCTGAAACGCCGTTAAATCAACGCTAATCACGCTGCCATCCCAACGCGGTTTGCGCTACCCTTGCGCCCATGAATACGAATGATTGGGCGTCTCTGGCTGACGCCATTAAGCAACACGGCAAGGCGTTGGGGTTCAGCGCCGTTGGTATTGCAGACATTGATCTCAGTGCCGAACTGCCACACCTGCAACAATGGTTAGACAACCACTACCACGGCGACATGGATTACATGGCTCGCCACGGTGATATGCGTTGTCAGCCGCAGGCATTACATCCCGGCACACTTAAAGTGATCTGTGTGGCACTTGATTACCTGCCACCGCAAGCAGGCTTCGCCGATAATCTAAAACAGACCGAAACAGCTTACATTAGCCGTTACGCCGGTGGCCGTGATTACCACAAGCTGATGCGTAACCGCATCAAAAAGTTAGGTGATTGGCTCAAGACTCAGCTGCCAGATCAAAACGAGCTTAACTTCCGCCCCTTTGTTGACTCAGCACCTATCTTAGAACGGCCGTTGGCCAGAAATGCTGGGCTTGGTTGGGTTGGCAAGCACTCACTACTTTTAAATGAGCACGCTGGTTCTTGGTTCTTCCTCGGCGAACTGTTGGTCAACTTACCGCTGCCAATCGATCCCCCAAACCAACAAGACTGCGGCAGCTGCAGTGCCTGTATGACCATCTGCCCAACCAATGCCATCGTTGCTCCATACGTCGTTGATGGGCGCCGTTGTATCAGCTACCTCACCATTGAGTCAGATCTCGCCATTCCAGAAGCATTACGCCCAGCCTTAGGCAATCGCATCTACGGCTGTGATGATTGCCAACTGGTGTGTCCATGGAACCGCGAAGCGCCGCTGACTGCAGAATCCGATTTCCACATTCGCAAACCGCTGCAACAAATCGAGTTACTTACACTTTGGCAATGGGACCAAGCAACCTTCCTTGCCAACACCGAAGGGTCACCGATACGCCGTATCGGCTTTAGGCGTTGGCAACGTAACCTGGCCGTTGCGATTGGCAATGGCCCAGCCAGCGACAAGGCTATCAGCGCCCTGAACAACGGCCTTGGCCGTGTCGATGCGATGGTTGATGAACATATCCATTGGGCTGTTAACCAACTTCAACAACAGCAGCCAAACAACCGGCAACAGCAACGCTTAATTCGCATCGTCGAAAAAGGCCTCAGCAGAGACGCTTAAGTTCCCTTGAATAAGGTTGCCTAAGCGGACTCGACCTGCACTGAACCATACTTTACCAATTGATAGACGGCATTACGCAACCACAGCGGTAATGCCGACGCCGTTTGGCTGGTAAGTGCATAGTAGTTTGCCGGCTTTAGCGATTGCTTTAGGAGCTCCGCTTCATTGGCCGCAAACTCTTCGCAGCGGATGCCGGGATAGTCGTTAAAAAACGAGATGGTATGGCTCGACACAAAACTGATGGCATCACTATCCAGCAGAATCGATGGCACTTCCGACAACAGATTAGAACTACCGACTTTATTAAGTATGCGACCACGCTCCATCGCAAAGTGTTCCATTGGGTCGGCCTTAGAGTTAAAACCAGTAATTGAGGTAACCCAAAACGGATAGTCCAATATTTTGCTCAGACGGTCATCCTCGGGGCACTGCCAAATCGGATGGCCTTCTCGAGCGATCAATCGCGGACCATCGCCAGTGCAGATATAGTCACAGTCCAATTGTGGGATCTGTAAACTTTGACAGCTCACTACCATATCGCTGCCACCATCAAGCAGCATCTTCGGAGAATGTTCATCCGATGAGTGCACCGTTAGCTTAACGTTATGCCCCAACGCTTTAGTGGCATGCATTAACTGACTGGTGGCCGCGCTGCACAACATGCTGGGTAGATGGATATGATATTCAAGCGCTGCTGAGGCGCTAGTCCCCCTTACTAATTGATTTAGTTGCTCCTCAATCAGAACCGCCCTTTGCGCCGATGGATACAACTTTACTGCCAATGATGTCGGCTCAAATTGAAACTGACGGCGGTGGAACAATGGGTCATCAAAGTGCTGCCGCAAACTATTTAGACTGCGGCTAACTTTAGATGCAGACAGGTTCAGCTGCTTAGCAACCGCAGACGCGTTACGCAGCTCATAGGTCAAAATAAAGACCCGCAGTTCAAAGAAACTCAACGCTGAAATCTGATCCATAATCTTGTCCACTACCAATAATATTGTTCAGCCCGTTAAGGGGTGTTCGTTAATGCTCTGCCGCTCTGACACAGTCAGCCATGACCTGATAGATATGTTTGAAGATGACTTCATCAACGGGTCTGGTACGGGCAGTCAAAATATAATAAGTGGCTACCTCACAGCGCTGGTGTAACCGATCAAATTCTGCCTGGGCCAAGCGCTGACAGTGTAGATCTGGGTTCGACTCAATAAATCGAACCCCACAATTAGTTGAAACCAAGATGAAGGCATTACAGTTTTTTATTTTCTTTACTGCAGCATCTAATCCTGTCGAAGGCTCTAAATACTGTAAATTACGCCCATGCGTTTGCGCATATAACTCCAATGGATGAATCCGTTCAGTTAGTGTTGGGCAACTTACTTCAACATAGGGGTAATCGAGTAGGTCGTTAAGACAAGTGCTATCCGAGTTATTCCATAATGGATGATTCTTACGTGTAACTACATATAACTGTTCTGATGAAGCTACAAAGCTTGTTTTAATCCCTTTATGGTTACTAGGAAGAAAAGAAATAATAAGATCACTTTTACCTTTTAATAAATTATCGACACTATCGTTTGTCAATGGTTCGATAACTAACTGCTCGGTAAAGGTGTCGGCATCATTATTAAATACACAGCAAGAGAACAGTGGTGGTACTTCAACAACAACCACTTTGCCTTGGTCTTTAAGCGACCCTTTGGCGTTACATATCTGCGCCATTTCATCCGCAACTTCCAGTAGTTCCTTGAAATAGGGATAAACTCTTTCAGCCATGGGCGTTGCCTCAAAGCCATACTGTTTGCGGATAAACAGCTCATCATTGAGAGAATGGCGCAAGCCTGCAAGACAACGGCTTACCTTGGAAGGAGCAACGTTCAGCTGTTTCGATACCAACAGAGCATTAAGTGAATCAAACACCGCAACAAAAACTTGAGCAGAAAACACATTGATATCTTTTATCCGTGCCATAACTGCCTCCAAAGTGTGACTATCGTCATAATTAATATTATTACAATTTGAAAATCTGATCCTTACTATCTTGCAAAAGTTCTGATCTTTCTGAGTTAGCCGCGACTACAATTCACAACGAAAAAATATCGAATTGCATTCCATCCCTGTATTTAAACCACATGTTATAGAAACTATATTCGATTTATCTACAGCCAACTTTAAATCTGTCGTGTTTATATTGTTAACGCATGACTTTCACTAGTAATGCACCATGATAATCCTTAATGACACCTAAAAGTAGCGCTATTGATTCAACATTAGCCTGCACTAATGAAACTGTTAAGTTGACTGGTTATTTCAATAACTGCAATAGCAAATTGTAGTTATAAGAAATCTGATATGGATTATGATATATTTCAAAATATAACGATCAAAAATCACTAATAATGCAACTCTGAAAATACATGATTTAGATCATTATCACTTGGCAAATTAAAGTTTGATAATTAACTCAGGTGGAAAACAAGACTCCACCATATAGGAGTAAATTATGAGCTTAGAACTATTTTTCAACGTCATCGTTCCTTATTTCTTCATGTTCTTTGTATTGTTTATTTGCGTCCCTATGGTCGTGCTTGGATTAGCTAAAGCCGGTTACGAAGCACTGCATAAGCGCAAACAGAGCCAACCTGAAAAGCAGCAGAAAACCTCTGAAGGCACCTCGTTCAATAACCTGAAACATTCATGAACGTCGATAAGGAGGGTGGTAGCAGCATCCCAACTACCACCCTTGGCAAGAAGGAGAGCCCCCCATGTTGAAACATGCCATTACAGTCACGCTGTTAATGTCTGTGTGCTTTGGCGTTGCCGCACAAGCCAGTGCGGATAAAAAATGCATGATGTGCCATAAGAAAAACGGCACCATGTTAGGCATCCACAGCACCATTAATAATATTTCTATTGGTTGCGTTAGCTGTCATGGGGAAAAAGGTAAGCATCCACGCGATAAAACCGCGTTGCGTTACTTTGGGCTCGACAGCCATACCCCCGCATCAGAACAAAACCTCGCTTGCATGAGTTGCCACCAACTTGAGCAACTGCGCCAGTCCGAATGGACCCACGATGTGCACCTCAGCAAACTCTCTTGTGCCGCCTGCCATCAACTCCATCCTGAACGAGACCCAATCGATGGGATCTCAGCACACGATCGTTCGCAAGCCTGTGCAGATTGCCATAGCCAGTTCAACGGGGAGGCAGAACAATGAAAGTTACCCGTCGCCAATTTCTCATCGGAGGAACAGCTTGCACCATTATTCCGGTGCTCAACGTTACCGCCGAGGATGAAAGCAGCCGCAATTTCGCCATGGTTTACGATCAAAGCAAATGCATTGGCTGTGAACGTTGTGAACAAGCATGCCGTGAAACCAACGATATTCCAGCAAGCTACAGCCGCTTAGAAATAATCCGCACTGGTCCATTTGGAGAAGGCGAAGATCGCCATTACCGTTTTGATCGCAG
The genomic region above belongs to Ferrimonas lipolytica and contains:
- the rppH gene encoding RNA pyrophosphohydrolase, with amino-acid sequence MIDSDGFRANVGIIICNRNGQVLWARRLGQHSWQFPQGGINDGESAEQAMFRELFEEVGLKRDDVRIIARSRTWLRYRLPKRLVRQDSKPVCIGQKQKWFLLQLQCEESRINLAASGHPEFDDWRWVSFWYPVRQVVSFKREVYRKVLDEFTLTALTGQQPQKGKPEPSRNRRRRRPR
- the mutH gene encoding DNA mismatch repair endonuclease MutH, with translation MHSSPKDIEQLLQRAHHIAGWQLGEIAAELGIAAPHDLRHHKGWVGQLLEHWLGASAGSRPEPDFPHLGVELKTVPIDANYKPIESTYISVCPLTGLRGLRWQDSAVCHKLSHVLWIPVQGDKSIPVAQRHVGMPLLWQPTADEQQQLQRDWEELIEQVALGKVESITAHQGELLQLRPKAANRKALTEAIGPDGCKINTLPRGFYLRTSFTKLLFQRNFS
- a CDS encoding adenylate/guanylate cyclase domain-containing protein, producing MRHSFAYDNESWNFTTGDVISIVTYLGTILGCLHWLSNLIANISAIRRMNYLAIVAFKGMFLLLGAFFLIKVTIWINTWTPAPQLDRHYNELTQSLLASASTPIMLAYLVWVRLCLAFFEQVVLLVGSRNLINMGVGNYHRPRQEERVFLFIDMVGSTAHAEAIGDFQFSRLVQDCFDLLSGCVTRQKGEIYRYIGDAAMISWELNRDRNLEHSLDLYYEFVQIIGWHKNYFEENYGFVPRFKGAVHGGRVMTAVVGVNKQEISYFSDVINTLARLQDQCGPLKQDLLLSGQIRHRLGDTANYNIESIGPMRLKGKQHEVEVFAVNAPSAEVAPGSFDRGF
- a CDS encoding hydrogen peroxide-inducible genes activator — encoded protein: MNKLPSLKNLYYLVQLHREQNFNRAAKACHVSQSTLSSGIQNLEEQLGGQLIERDHKSFMFTALGEDVVGRSRHLLAEVQEMTELARSAGEPMAGTIRLGCIPTIAPFLLNRVVKETQAQFPEMSLLLREDTTESLISALGSGELDLLLLALPVDTSGFHSMSVGIDPFKLVAHKDQTLDSEDLEYEEFPDQSIFLLQREHCITGHAISACDLKNSAKINPFAATSLHTLVQMVDSKLGTTFLPQMAIDAGILNGTELNEYQPKGTAPYREIGLVWRQTSSRLRTFRTLGQMIQGLLPPKER
- the yfbR gene encoding 5'-deoxynucleotidase → MQPVFFALMSRMQNVHRWGKSNPTRAENVAEHSMQVAMFAHALGLIHNKIFPELKPVDENKLAVVALFHDAPEVLTEDVNSGIKYSAPRMLELCREMENIATELLVGTIPDPLKSSYAPLLSHGEGDLEAQIVKAADLLSAYTKALAELRAGNMEFEGTERKVLAALQPFIDDLPEVKWFMDNFVASFHLTIDDLVEAAFDSK
- a CDS encoding GGDEF domain-containing protein, giving the protein MAISVGLGLLIQKFDSHTQYSHQHATAAEVDEFSDREWQPYAASNAHWHHHQLAPYESQVITTLSLEPITLAKVDSLRTEVIEIAASDWQQPLQRHLVTSLSRPLDLYHSVDGNGRVFFGELPNPILFMLLGALLLGQVILWLFTTIRWRTMATVAVAGPMLIVSPLLPIVATGALLTLVAALPLNKQWAIPWVGVAVLVGLMVPQQWQAWSSFAFALPLLCYHLLSRQSHWYQQVTWLALMVLALELPVRSDISIIYALAAIAIWQLCHIIRPLVKLSAHSSQLEQKKQQLSSADQKQYSSLQQQIDSLESKNRMLHEKTWVDPLTGLRNRLFFNEQYQAEVARSNREQTTLSLLILDLDFFKNVNDQHGHPVGDEVLRQVAKRLYYSLRRPADALCRIGGEEFAILLPQTNKQGAEHVANTLLKKVAEKPIIYQQQELYVTASIGCATLVQQVALPDMELFNRADSALYHAKARGRNRCESFDGEEQMEHFAIRRG
- a CDS encoding RNA polymerase sigma factor produces the protein MTQPPEDHTEHIEQQWIALAQAGDQAAFSLLFEHHHRRVYALCLRLCHNPRCAEDATQEVFLRLWQKLDQYRGGAKFSTWLHRLCINHAINYQRQGQWWRQFITNDEQAEIEITENHSDGIDRLLPKLPVRRRQVFVLHAIEGYQHNEIGTLLGISSGASKAHYHHARQQLQEWLQ